In the genome of Bacteroidales bacterium WCE2004, the window CGGCATTCTCCAGGGCGACGCGGGAGACCTTGGTCGGGTCGATCACGCCAGCCTCGAACATGTTGACATAGGTATCGGTACGGGCGTTGTAACCGAAGTCGCCCTTGCCTTCCTTGATCTTCTGGATGATGACGGCCCCGTCCACGCCCGCGTTGACCGCGATCTGGCGGACCGGCTCCTCGATGGCCTTGGCCACGATGCGGATACCGGTGGTCTCGTCTTCGTTGTCACCCTTGAGGCCCTCGAGCGCGGCGGCCGCACGGATGTAGGCCACGCCGCCACCCGGGAGGTAACCCTCCTCCACGGCGGCACGGGTCGCATTGAGGGCATCCTCGACGCGGTCCTTCTTCTCCTTCATCTCCACCTCGGTGGTCGCACCGACATAGAGGACGGCCACGCCGCCGCCGAGCTTGCCGAGACGCTCCTTGAGCTTCTCCTTGTCGTAGTCGGAGGTGCTGGCCTCGATCTGCTTGCGGATGGACTCCACGCGCTCTGCGATCGCGTCCTTGGCGCCGGCGCCGCCGACGATGGTCGTGTTCTCCTTGGTGATGGTGACCTTCTCGGCCTTGCCGAGCATGTCAGGCGTGGTGTTCTCCAGCGTGAAGCCGCGGTCCTCGGACACCACGACGGCGCCCGTCAGGGTGGCGATGTCCTGGAGCATCTCCTTGCGGCGGTCGCCGAAGCCCGGCGCCTTGACGGCGGCGATCTTCAGGGCGCCGCGGAGCTTGTTGACCACGAGCGTGGTCAGTGCCTCGCCGTCCACGTCCTCGGCGATGATCAGCAGCTCGCGGCCTTCGCGGGCGATCGGCTCGAGGATCGGGAGGAGATCCTTCATCGTGGAGATCTTCTTGTCGGTGATGAGGATGGAAGGATTGCTGAGTTCGGCCTCCATCTTGTCGCCGTTGGTCATGAAGTACGGGCTGATGTAGCCGCGGTCGAACTGCATGCCCTCGACCACCTTCACTTCGGTGTCGGTGCCCTTGGCCTCCTCGACGGTGATCACGCCGTCCTTGCCGACCTTGGACATCGCGTCGGCGATGAGCTTGCCGATGTAGTTGTCGTTGTTGGCGGACACGGTGCCGACCTGCTCCACCTTGGAGTAGTCGTCGCCGACCTGCTGGCTCTGCTTCTTGAGCTCGTCGACCACGGCCGCGACGGCCTTGTCGATACCGCGCTTGAGGTCCATCGGGTTGGCGCCGGCGGTCACGTTCTTGATGCCGACATTGATGATCGCCTGGGCGAGCACGGTGGCGGTGGTGGTGCCGTCGCCGGCCTGCTCGTTGGTCTTGGAGGCGACCTCCTTGACCATCTGGGCGCCCATATTCTCAAATCGGTCCTCCAGTTCGACTTCCTTGGCGACGGTCACGCCGTCCTTGGTCACCTGCGGAGCACCGAATTTCTTCTCTATCACGACGTTGCGGCCTTTCGGGCCGAGCGTCACCTTGACTGCATTTGCCAGCGCGTCCGCACCGGACTTCATCTTGGAACGGACGTCAACGTCGAATTTGATTTCCTTTGCCATAATTACAGAATTGCTAAAATGTCAGACTGCTTCACGATCAGATACTTCTTGTCCTCGACCGTCACCTCGGTGCCGGCGTACTTGCCATAGAGGACCTGGTCACCGACCTTGACCTCCATCGGCTCGTCCTTCTTGCCGGGACCGGCCGCAAGGACCTTACCCTGCTGGGGCTTCTCTTTCGCCGTATCGGGGATATAAATACCGGATGCCGTCTTGGTCTCAGCCTCCTTGGGCTCGATCAGGACTCTGTCTGCTAAAGGTTTGATCATAATGCTATGTGTTTTTGATTTGAATCAACTACGCCGCGGCTGCCCGCGACAGCAGGATTAAAATCAAGGTCCGTGCCAATGACAATTTGTCAGATCACGCTCTCAGGCGCCCGGAAAGAGGATCTGCCAGAGCACGATCCCCACGGAAACGCTCACGTTGAGCGAATGCTTGGTCCCCGACTGGGGAATTTCGACGGACAGGTCGGCGGCGTCCACGACGTCCTGCCGGACGCCGTCCACCTCGTTGCCGAAAACGACCGCATAGCGGCGGCCCGGCTCGCGCCGGAAACGCTCGAGCGACACGGCGTGCTCCGTCTGCTCGGCGCACACGACCGTCCAGCCCTCCGCCTGCAGGCGCCGCACGAGGGCGAGCGTGTCGTCGACATGCTCCCAGGGCACGCTCTGCTCGGCGCCGAGCGCCACCTTGTGGATCTCGGCGG includes:
- a CDS encoding chaperonin GroES → MIKPLADRVLIEPKEAETKTASGIYIPDTAKEKPQQGKVLAAGPGKKDEPMEVKVGDQVLYGKYAGTEVTVEDKKYLIVKQSDILAIL
- a CDS encoding SpoU rRNA Methylase family protein, encoding MSDRKLLNIELGRIKADQYRELPPSGVVLVLDNIRSAHNVGSAFRTGDAFKVDKVWLCGICATPPSAEIHKVALGAEQSVPWEHVDDTLALVRRLQAEGWTVVCAEQTEHAVSLERFRREPGRRYAVVFGNEVDGVRQDVVDAADLSVEIPQSGTKHSLNVSVSVGIVLWQILFPGA
- a CDS encoding chaperonin GroEL; the protein is MAKEIKFDVDVRSKMKSGADALANAVKVTLGPKGRNVVIEKKFGAPQVTKDGVTVAKEVELEDRFENMGAQMVKEVASKTNEQAGDGTTTATVLAQAIINVGIKNVTAGANPMDLKRGIDKAVAAVVDELKKQSQQVGDDYSKVEQVGTVSANNDNYIGKLIADAMSKVGKDGVITVEEAKGTDTEVKVVEGMQFDRGYISPYFMTNGDKMEAELSNPSILITDKKISTMKDLLPILEPIAREGRELLIIAEDVDGEALTTLVVNKLRGALKIAAVKAPGFGDRRKEMLQDIATLTGAVVVSEDRGFTLENTTPDMLGKAEKVTITKENTTIVGGAGAKDAIAERVESIRKQIEASTSDYDKEKLKERLGKLGGGVAVLYVGATTEVEMKEKKDRVEDALNATRAAVEEGYLPGGGVAYIRAAAALEGLKGDNEDETTGIRIVAKAIEEPVRQIAVNAGVDGAVIIQKIKEGKGDFGYNARTDTYVNMFEAGVIDPTKVSRVALENAASVAGMFLTTECGIVDIPEPAPAAPAMPAGGMM